One part of the Methanobrevibacter thaueri genome encodes these proteins:
- a CDS encoding glycosyltransferase family 2 protein gives MDFYKVSVIVPVFNASKYISKTLDSIINQDFDSYEIIVVDDGSTDNSLEIIKETLEKTEIPHKIIHQENAGVSVARNVGIDASTGDYLVFIDADDHVTSNHLSTLYNGESDFSLILYVKEDGDRLIDMDTYTEDVISTYDFIKKELNMEITFNFFQLMYRASIIKDNDIRFTPGVVYGEDTEFAHKALSNGKEIVINNEVTYYYVQHSDSAIKSTEYMRFGVIEIFENLADFYNKNNKAELANLIITSRIPKAIFGNMNFFFHNGYDFDEVMAKMKELDLLTKLSRYQGDSKFKLKIRLFLLNPKMYYRTWMRLKNSI, from the coding sequence ATGGATTTTTATAAGGTCAGTGTCATCGTTCCGGTTTTCAATGCCTCAAAGTATATAAGTAAAACATTAGATTCAATAATAAATCAGGATTTTGACAGCTATGAGATTATAGTGGTCGATGACGGATCAACCGACAATAGCCTGGAGATAATAAAAGAAACCCTGGAAAAGACAGAGATACCGCATAAGATTATCCATCAGGAAAATGCAGGAGTTAGCGTTGCAAGAAACGTTGGAATAGATGCGTCAACCGGGGATTATCTTGTTTTCATCGATGCGGATGACCATGTAACATCAAACCACCTATCAACGCTATACAATGGCGAAAGCGATTTCAGCCTGATATTGTATGTTAAGGAGGACGGCGACAGGCTGATTGATATGGACACCTACACCGAGGACGTCATATCAACATACGATTTCATCAAGAAGGAACTGAACATGGAGATAACCTTCAATTTCTTCCAGCTGATGTATAGGGCAAGTATAATCAAGGACAACGACATCAGATTCACGCCGGGCGTTGTTTATGGCGAGGACACTGAATTCGCCCACAAGGCATTGAGCAACGGCAAGGAGATAGTCATCAACAATGAGGTGACCTATTACTATGTCCAGCATTCAGATTCCGCAATCAAGTCCACGGAATATATGAGATTCGGAGTCATAGAAATCTTTGAGAACCTGGCCGACTTTTACAATAAAAATAATAAGGCAGAACTCGCCAATCTAATAATAACATCAAGAATCCCAAAGGCAATATTTGGAAACATGAATTTCTTTTTCCACAACGGATATGATTTTGACGAGGTCATGGCAAAAATGAAGGAACTTGACCTGTTAACAAAGCTGTCAAGATATCAGGGGGATTCCAAATTCAAGCTAAAGATAAGATTGTTCCTGTTAAACCCTAAGATGTATTACAGGACATGGATGAGATTAAAAAATTCAATTTGA
- a CDS encoding CDP-glycerol glycerophosphotransferase family protein: MSYLKHKLYASLFKLFRFTKVNEKRVSFIIDSGESFKGNLNYIKKEFERRGDYEFHFFYKDKLSFGSFKKLASSKFIFLNDNFFPLAFMNFKEESVIVQLWHAPGASKKFGGSVDIESRDILRRISQNTDYLVVTSKKIKKHYSEAFQIPESKIKALGLPRMDYYFENHDLNKLKADFCQKYGVSQDRKIILYAPTFRDEEKYNNVFDYLDLDRFNEALSDEYVLALRLHPKIRDFYQDDISSKGKYVDVSGFESEQELMLISDILITDYSSIMIEYGVLNRPILFFTYDLDSYLSNERGFYYDFETTVPGPIVKTSDELISAIANGEFDKSKISDFIMTQFDEIDGQSSKRVVDYLLK; this comes from the coding sequence ATGTCATATTTAAAACATAAACTCTATGCGTCATTATTCAAATTATTCAGATTCACAAAAGTTAATGAGAAAAGAGTTTCTTTTATAATCGACTCCGGAGAGTCTTTTAAGGGTAATCTCAATTACATCAAGAAGGAATTTGAGAGAAGAGGAGATTACGAATTCCACTTTTTTTACAAGGACAAGCTGTCTTTTGGAAGCTTCAAGAAGCTGGCAAGCTCCAAGTTCATTTTTCTAAACGACAACTTCTTCCCCTTGGCATTTATGAATTTCAAGGAGGAAAGTGTCATTGTTCAGCTGTGGCATGCCCCTGGCGCATCCAAGAAATTCGGAGGGTCAGTCGACATTGAAAGCAGGGACATCCTGAGAAGGATTTCCCAAAACACAGACTATCTCGTTGTGACTTCTAAAAAGATTAAGAAGCATTACAGCGAGGCTTTTCAAATTCCCGAATCCAAAATTAAGGCTTTGGGCCTTCCCCGCATGGACTATTATTTTGAAAATCATGATTTAAACAAGTTAAAAGCCGATTTTTGTCAAAAGTATGGCGTTTCACAGGACAGGAAAATCATTCTTTACGCCCCGACTTTTCGTGATGAGGAAAAGTACAACAATGTCTTCGACTATCTTGATTTGGACAGGTTCAATGAGGCGCTGTCTGACGAGTACGTTCTGGCATTGAGGCTTCACCCGAAAATCAGGGACTTTTATCAGGATGACATTTCCTCAAAGGGAAAGTATGTTGATGTCAGCGGTTTTGAAAGCGAGCAGGAGCTCATGCTTATCAGCGACATTCTGATAACCGATTATTCCTCAATAATGATTGAGTATGGAGTTTTGAACAGGCCTATACTCTTCTTCACTTATGACCTGGACAGTTACCTTTCAAATGAACGTGGATTTTATTACGATTTCGAAACCACGGTTCCAGGACCTATAGTCAAGACATCCGATGAGCTGATAAGTGCCATAGCCAATGGCGAGTTTGACAAAAGCAAAATTTCCGACTTCATCATGACACAATTTGATGAAATTGACGGTCAATCATCTAAGCGAGTGGTAGATTATCTGTTAAAATAA